The following proteins come from a genomic window of Yinghuangia sp. ASG 101:
- a CDS encoding ABC-F family ATP-binding cassette domain-containing protein, with amino-acid sequence MRTLLDAVSLGVGEGDRIGVVGRNGDGKTTLIKVMAQREPADSGRVTHLSGLSLGFLSQQDDLAPDATVRHEIVGDRPDHDWAGDARIRDVLNGLFGGLDMPGFPQGIDTVIGPLSGGERRRIALAKLLIGEHDLIILDEPTNHLDIEGISWLARHLKARRSALVVVTHDRWFLDEVCTRMWDVQAGRVHDYEGGYSAYVLARAERERIAASEEAKRQNLIRKELAWLRRGAPARTSKPKFRIEAANELIADEPPVRDRQELMKFANARLGKTVFELHDVTVQAGPKTLLEHVSWHLGPGDRIGLVGVNGAGKTSLMRAMASAAFDEKAPASGRLVVGKTVRLAYLSQEVVELDPAWRVLEAVQRVRERVDLGKGRELTAGQLCEQFGFTGEKQWTPVGDLSGGERRRLQLLRLLMDEPNVLFLDEPTNDLDIETLTQLEDLLDGWPGSLVVVSHDRYFVERTTDTVWALLGDRTLRMLPGGVDEYLDRRQAVLESAAPSAPVRQRTGDTRAAKKELQKIERQLAKLTEREKKLHAGMAEHATDFARIAELDAELRSVAAEREDLETRWLELAELAEAE; translated from the coding sequence ATGCGTACGCTCCTCGACGCCGTGTCCCTCGGCGTCGGCGAGGGGGACCGCATCGGCGTCGTGGGCCGCAACGGCGACGGCAAGACCACGCTCATCAAGGTCATGGCACAGCGCGAGCCCGCCGACTCCGGCCGCGTGACCCACCTGTCGGGGCTGAGCCTGGGATTCCTCAGCCAACAGGACGACCTCGCGCCCGACGCGACCGTGCGGCACGAGATCGTCGGCGACCGCCCCGACCACGACTGGGCGGGGGACGCGCGCATCCGCGACGTCCTCAACGGTCTGTTCGGCGGCCTGGACATGCCGGGCTTCCCGCAGGGCATCGACACCGTCATCGGCCCGCTCTCCGGCGGCGAGCGCCGCCGGATCGCGCTCGCCAAGCTGCTCATCGGCGAGCACGACCTGATCATCCTCGACGAGCCGACGAACCACCTCGACATCGAGGGCATCTCGTGGCTCGCCCGGCACCTGAAGGCCCGCCGCTCGGCACTTGTCGTCGTCACGCACGACCGCTGGTTCCTGGACGAGGTGTGCACGCGCATGTGGGACGTGCAGGCCGGCCGTGTGCACGACTACGAGGGCGGTTACTCGGCGTACGTCCTGGCCCGGGCGGAGCGCGAGCGCATCGCGGCCTCCGAGGAGGCCAAGCGGCAGAACCTCATCCGCAAGGAGCTGGCCTGGCTGCGCCGGGGCGCCCCCGCGCGCACGTCGAAGCCGAAGTTCCGCATCGAGGCGGCCAACGAGCTGATCGCCGACGAGCCTCCCGTGCGCGACCGGCAGGAACTCATGAAGTTCGCGAACGCGCGCCTCGGCAAGACCGTCTTCGAGCTGCACGACGTCACCGTCCAGGCCGGGCCGAAGACGCTGCTGGAGCACGTGTCCTGGCACCTGGGCCCGGGCGACCGCATCGGCCTCGTCGGCGTCAACGGGGCCGGCAAGACGTCCCTCATGCGCGCGATGGCGTCCGCGGCCTTCGACGAGAAGGCCCCGGCGTCCGGCCGCCTGGTGGTCGGCAAGACCGTGCGCCTGGCGTACCTGTCCCAGGAGGTCGTCGAACTCGACCCGGCCTGGCGCGTGTTGGAGGCGGTGCAACGTGTGCGTGAGCGCGTCGACCTGGGCAAGGGACGCGAACTCACCGCCGGGCAGCTGTGCGAGCAGTTCGGCTTCACCGGCGAGAAGCAGTGGACGCCGGTCGGCGACCTGTCCGGCGGCGAGCGCCGACGCCTCCAACTGCTGCGCCTGCTCATGGACGAGCCGAACGTCCTCTTCCTGGACGAGCCGACCAACGACCTCGACATCGAGACACTGACGCAGCTCGAAGACCTGCTGGACGGCTGGCCCGGGTCGCTCGTGGTGGTCAGCCACGACCGCTACTTCGTCGAGCGCACGACCGACACCGTATGGGCGCTGCTCGGCGACCGGACGCTGCGCATGCTGCCCGGCGGCGTCGACGAGTACCTGGACCGCCGCCAAGCCGTCCTGGAGAGCGCGGCGCCTTCCGCGCCCGTGCGGCAGCGCACCGGCGACACCCGCGCTGCCAAGAAGGAACTCCAAAAGATCGAACGGCAGTTGGCGAAACTCACCGAGCGTGAGAAGAAGCTGCACGCCGGAATGGCCGAACACGCCACCGACTTCGCGAGGATCGCCGAACTCGACGCGGAACTGCGGTCCGTCGCCGCGGAGCGCGAGGACCTGGAGACGCGGTGGCTCGAACTCGCGGAACTGGCCGAAGCCGAGTAG